The Trypanosoma brucei gambiense DAL972 chromosome 10, complete sequence genome has a segment encoding these proteins:
- a CDS encoding 5'-3' exoribonuclease XRND, putative, giving the protein MGIAGFYLWLKRWYASCMEDVPQCVVEAASKSSPPPKEYMQSHKFDNLYLDLNGLVHPCCHDTSPLPEPESEEEMFERVFTQIDLVFKVVRPRKCLILCVDGVAPQSKMNQQRSRRFRAAEERAEGEVMSAKCADVLLEKGLPYPKVRERWDHNVITPSTPFMERLGLAIEWFVVKKVNEDPLWKKVAVVFSDAHVPGEGEHKIMQYIRGLRMQPGYDPDTSHVIYGMDADLISLGLSTHEKSVTILRNQLNETFNAAHGKFCYFSLVKFRECLKRDFDGIKEMSFERVVDDFIFLCFFVGNDFLPHVPLISIKTRGVELLLDHYVNEFASHSYLTDGGEVRFKALSSFLARFLNDYGSVLRDESSFGERAKERGRGNVAERVNKYQVELKKVLASVKRDKTNAQEVSDTAHKLMVSALKERVSFVGDKGSLGFTYHDEDYRDKYYQKKFGWDPEKRSKFEKRVKRCCAEYLRGTQWVMRYYTSGCPSWNWFYPYHYAPLLDDLARFTDSVDVEFERGTPRHPVVQLLAVLPRMSVGGLPVELHGAVLDPNSVFGPFYPDHVDVDYSEAIFAYQGVLRLPFIDCKEIEAACDTLVELQPDSGVTLLICNSGSKLSIMLEEYLGGVPRKKKRSSMKPIPTEVAAKFPIAGRVGYYRNEWKRDVQIVCPDAAIAEKTAHGGAIECNAARCYRYELDELAVYRPELLLKYGMDGPPKAVTAEEVSVGDVAAQPEETTNVKDSSPDAQYPETATVAGECSTRRKKRARVEVPPADPVNGSDDPPQKKPRLKKAAKKRGADRVIGR; this is encoded by the coding sequence ATGGGGATTGCCGGTTTTTACCTGTGGTTGAAGCGTTGGTACGCATCTTGCATGGAGGATGTTCCGCAGTGCGTGGTTGAAGCCGCTTCGAAGTCGTCTCCACCTCCAAAGGAGTATATGCAGTCACATAAGTTCGACAACTTGTATTTGGATCTGAACGGGCTCGTTCACCCATGCTGTCACGATACGTCTCCGCTACCTGAGCCCGAGTCGGAGGAAGAAATGTTTGAGCGTGTTTTTACTCAAATAGATCTTGTGTTTAAGGTGGTGAGGCCACGGAAATGCCTTATTCTCTGTGTGGACGGTGTTGCACCACAGAGTAAGATGAATCAGCAGCGAAGCCGGCGTTTTCGCGCTGCAGAGGAGCGAGCGGAAGGTGAAGTGATGTCGGCGAAGTGTGCCGATGTGTTGTTAGAGAAGGGCCTACCTTACCCCAAGGTGAGGGAACGTTGGGATCACAATGTTATCACACCCTCAACACCGTTCATGGAGCGCCTGGGTCTTGCCATTGAATGGTTTGTTGTGAAGAAGGTAAATGAGGACCCATTGTGGAAGAAAGTTGCCGTTGTCTTTTCCGATGCACACGTCCCCGGTGAAGGTGAGCATAAGATTATGCAATACATCCGTGGTCTTCGGATGCAGCCGGGCTACGATCCGGATACGTCTCACGTTATTTATGGCATGGATGCTGACCTCATCAGTCTCGGACTCTCGACTCATGAGAAGAGTGTGACCATTTTGCGAAACCAACTCAACGAAACGTTCAATGCAGCTCATGGAAAGTTTTGCTACTTTAGCTTGGTTAAATTTCGTGAGTGTTTGAAAAGGGATTTTGATGGCATTAAGGAGATGAGTTTCGAGCGTGTCGTCGacgattttatttttttatgtttttttgtcggGAATGACTTTCTTCCGCACGTTCCCTTAATATCGATCAAAACGAGAGGTGTCGAGCTTCTGTTAGACCACTACGTTAACGAATTTGCAAGTCACTCGTATTTAACAGATGGTGGAGAGGTGAGATTTAAAGCTCTGTCTTCGTTCTTAGCTCGATTCCTGAATGACTATGGTTCTGTCTTGAGGGACGAATCCTCGTTTGGGGAGCGAGCGAAAGAGCGAGGGAGAGGCAACGTGGCGGAGCGGGTGAACAAATACCAGGTTGAACTCAAAAAGGTTTTGGCAAGCGTTAAACGTGACAAAACCAATGCCCAGGAGGTTAGTGACACCGCTCACAAGTTGATGGTGTCTGCTTTGAAGGAACGAGTGTCATTTGTTGGGGACAAAGGTTCACTAGGTTTTACGTATCACGACGAGGATTACCGAGATAAGTACTACCAGAAGAAATTCGGATGGGACCCTGAGAAACGGTCCAAGTTTGAGAAGAGAGTTAAACGCTGTTGTGCGGAGTATTTGCGGGGAACTCAATGGGTGATGCGGTACTACACATCTGGTTGCCCTTCGTGGAACTGGTTCTATCCGTATCATTATGCCCCATTGCTGGACGACTTGGCTCGCTTTACAGACTCAGTGGACGTTGAGTTTGAGCGAGGCACACCGAGGCATCCCGTGGTGCAGCTGCTTGCGGTGTTACCGCGCATGAGTGTTGGGGGGCTGCCCGTGGAGTTGCACGGCGCCGTGTTAGATCCAAACTCTGTCTTCGGTCCATTTTACCCAGATCACGTGGATGTAGACTACAGCGAGGCAATTTTTGCCTATCAAGGCGTGTTGCGATTACCTTTTATCGACTGTAAGGAAATCGAAGCTGCCTGCGATACCCTAGTCGAGCTTCAACCCGACTCCGGCGTTACACTTTTGATATGCAACAGCGGGAGTAAGTTAAGCATCATGTTGGAGGAATACTTGGGGGGAGTTccgaggaagaaaaaaaggagttcTATGAAGCCCATCCCCACCGAGGTAGCTGCGAAGTTTCCCATTGCCGGGCGAGTTGGTTACTATAGGAATGAGTGGAAACGCGACGTCCAAATTGTGTGTCCCGATGCCGCCATCGCAGAGAAGACGGCACATGGCGGAGCGATAGAGTGCAATGCGGCCCGCTGCTACCGCTATGAGCTCGACGAGCTGGCGGTGTACCGCCCCGAACTTCTGTTGAAGTACGGAATGGATGGGCCACCAAAGGCCGTGACGGCTGAGGAGGTATCCGTCGGTGATGTGGCAGCTCAACCTGAGGAGACTACAAATGTGAAAGATTCTTCCCCCGATGCACAATATCCGGAGACAGCTACAGTTGCCGGGGAATGTTCCACTCGACGGAAGAAGCGGGCGCGTGTAGAAGTGCCGCCTGCTGACCCCGTCAATGGTAGTGATGAT
- a CDS encoding MORN repeat containing protein translates to MLTVTEDKISIPLIPDAELCDVRIGVTDPALFFSIKLEKPSQVLIEFQEFNTASRCVLLLSPTDPHPSKHTAVWKHLSPDPNKMLTILPADPSYSLGTLYLAVRYVEDNGNSFIRLKLTLRDSYEAEWYSLINKSLYCGSWLGFYYHGFGRVIYGLDARNVEEGAVRWSAHSLRKQNSRSYRREEATPVARASLLGVSRREVSWSIIALPLLTAEVYEGEWVNGKKEGLGVYQWSDRSYWGMWKEGMREGFGVFCTSNGLHYEGEWHLDNKHGLGKAFYPDGSRYQGHWEDDVRSGEGLFVYSSGVAVTGKWENDELCPEVRANYPDGSFYVGEWTKGCRHGNGTHTDAPGNVFVGKWEDDKRTGEGKLTFANGVVCVADWENGQRQGGVFTFPNGEVYVGGWNDESLCREGIGCCTYPNGDKYEGSWKDDKRHGFGKFVETGLNRSYAGEWFKGVRCGLGVQRAVDGTYHGEFEDDVRCGEGYYQGCNGSMYRGSWKGDRQVGHGIALEGETGTQYEGLFLLGKLESYGTSRSAEDIYEGTWLDGKRQGVGVASFPDGTVLRCLWHQGASQDGFVHYRYNNGDVYEGDWSNGGRCGSGTLRYADGSVYVGEWRNDKPHGCGCFTDACGVTHVGEWCSGTQKDVRGKIQFIDGSMYEGDVCNRRPHGKGRLCYPDGTVFDGTFKNGIYAA, encoded by the coding sequence ATGTTAACTGTAACGGAGGATAAGATCTCCATCCCTCTTATACCAGACGcggagttatgtgatgttcGTATTGGGGTGACAGATCCGGCGTTGTTTTTTAGCATCAAGCTTGAAAAACCCTCGCAAGTGTTGATTGAGTTTCAGGAATTTAATACGGCCTCGCGGTGcgtgctgctgctgagtcCAACGGACCCGCATCCAAGTAAGCACACGGCCGTATGGAAGCACCTTTCACCAGATCCGAACAAAATGTTAACTATTCTCCCAGCGGATCCTTCCTACAGTCTTGGAACTCTTTACCTTGCTGTGCGTTACGTGGAAGACAACGGGAACTCTTTCATCCGCCTTAAACTGACACTTCGCGACAGCTACGAGGCGGAATGGTATTCGCTTATCAACAAATCTTTGTACTGCGGCTCGTGGTTAGGTTTCTACTATCATGGCTTTGGGCGTGTAATATATGGATTAGACGCCCGTAATGTTGAAGAGGGCGCAGTGAGGTGGAGTGCACATAGTTTAAGGAAGCAAAACTCGAGGTCGTACCGCCGAGAGGAGGCAACTCCTGTGGCGAGGGCGTCGCTACTCGGTGTGTCTCGTCGTGAGGTCAGCTGGTCCATCATTGCCTTGCCTTTGCTTACAGCTGAGGTGTACGAAGGGGAGTGGGTAAATGGGAAGAAGGAGGGTCTTGGTGTTTACCAGTGGTCAGACCGCTCGTACTGGGGAATGTGGAAGGAAGGTATGCGAGAGGGGTTTGGCGTCTTTTGTACCTCAAATGGCCTTCATTACGAAGGAGAATGGCACCTTGACAACAAACATGGTCTTGGGAAGGCATTTTATCCTGACGGATCACGGTATCAGGGACATTGGGAGGACGATGTGCGCTCAGGAGAGGGGTTGTTTGTGTACTCAAGTGGTGTTGCGGTGACCGGAAAATGGGAGAATGATGAACTTTGCCCCGAGGTCAGAGCTAACTATCCCGATGGGTCCTTTTACGTCGGAGAGTGGACGAAGGGCTGCCGGCATGGAAATGGTACCCACACCGATGCCCCCGGGAACGTTTTCGTTGGAAAATGGGAGGACGACAAACGCACCGGTGAGGGGAAGTTGACTTTTGCAAATGGCGTCGTTTGTGTAGCCGACTGGGAAAACGGACAGCGGCAAGGGGGTGTGTTCACATTTCCCAATGGCGAGGTGTACGTCGGAGGCTGGAATGATGAGTCACTTTGTCGGGAGGGTATCGGCTGCTGTACGTACCCCAATGGCGACAAGTACGAAGGGAGTTGGAAAGACGACAAGAGGCACGGTTTTGGTAAGTTTGTTGAAACTGGCCTGAATCGAAGTTACGCCGGAGAGTGGTTCAAAGGGGTGCGCTGTGGTTTGGGCGTTCAACGTGCAGTTGATGGAACATATCACGGAGAGTTTGAGGATGACGTTCGCTGTGGAGAGGGCTATTACCAAGGGTGCAACGGGTCCATGTACAGAGGTAGTTGGAAGGGGGATCGCCAGGTGGGCCACGGTATAGCACTGGAAGGAGAGACTGGCACCCAGTATGAAGGACTGTTTCTTCTAGGAAAACTAGAGAGCTATGGCACATCTCGCTCGGCAGAAGACATTTATGAGGGAACATGGCTAGATGGCAAGCGACAGGGCGTgggagttgcttccttccccGATGGAACCGTTTTGCGGTGTCTTTGGCATCAGGGAGCGTCGCAGGATGGGTTTGTGCACTATAGGTACAATAACGGTGATGTTTACGAGGGTGACTGGTCCAACGGGGGGCGGTGTGGTAGCGGGACGTTGCGGTACGCAGACGGCTCGGTGTACGTCGGTGAGTGGCGTAACGACAAGCCGCATGGATGTGGTTGCTTCACAGATGCTTGCGGCGTGACACATGTTGGTGAGTGGTGTAGTGGCACACAGAAAGATGTGCGGGGAAAGATCCAATTTATCGATGGAAGTATGTATGAAGGTGACGTGTGTAATCGCCGGCCGCACGGGAAAGGCCGTCTGTGCTATCCCGATGGCACTGTGTTTGATGGGACATTCAAAAACGGTATTTACGCTGCCTAA